From Helicobacter canis:
ATGAAAGGATTTTTTATGAGACTCTCTTATATCCTTATAGCTAGCTCTCTAGCCCACATACTCCACGCCCAAAGCACGATCGAGCATAAAATGCTTGACCCTATCTACGCACAAGCACAAAGAGAATCCGCCAGAGAGCACGAGCACGCCAACACCACCACCATAAATGCCCAAAGCCTGCAATCTCGCCAAGCTACAAGCCTGCGCGATGTGTTTGCGCTAGATTCTAGTGTGAGTGTGGGTGGGGCTACCACCACCGCGCAAAAGGTCTATATCCGCGGACTTGAAGATCGGCTTTATAGTGTCAATCTCGATAATGCCAGCCAATATGGCAATCTCTTCCACCACCAAGGCAATATCACCATAGATCCTATGATGATCAAAGACATCACCGTCCAAAAAGGTGTGCCAGATGCCTATATGGGAGTAGGCGCACTAGCAGGATCGATGAATATCCGCACCAAAGATGCGCGCGATTTCTTACGAGAAGGGCAGAAATTTGGCGCGTTAGTGGGGCTTGGCGGATATAGCAACCAAGGCTACCGCGCGAATTTAGCAGGATTTTTCGCGCTGAAAAATACCGATGCGCTTCTATGGGTAAATTGGAGCAATATCCTAGGATTCCACGCGGGTAGGGGCAATGGCGGCAATGGCGAATGGGTAACAGGCTCTGCTAATAACAACAAAAGCCTACTTTTTAAGCTCAATCAGCAATTAAGCGAGCAAGATAGTATAAGCCTTTCTTACAATGGGCTTAATGAAACTTCCACTGCACCTTTTGCCACCAATTTAGCAGAAAGAAATGTAACTCTCTTTGCCCATACCAACTACAACCACACCGCCACTCTAGGCTACACCCACAAAGCCGACCCGAGCAATCCTAGCTCCACACAAGTGCGCACTAATCTCTACTTCAATCAACGCTCCATCTACCTAAAACCACTCACACAAGAAGCAGACAATAACCACACAAATGACCACGAAGAAGTCAGCTCCAAAAACATCGCCTTTAACAATGTCGGCTACAATCTGTCCCTAAGCAATCAATTTAGTGTGTTTGATATAGAGTATGGGCTTAATTATCAAGGCGTGTTTGTCGCTGATACCGCCGCGCCAAAAGACCCCGTAAATCGCGCCAAAGAGAGCGGGCATATCTATGGAGGCTTTGTCAAATCCACCTATACTCCTAGCGAGCATTTCGTGCTAGCTGCACAAAGCCGCTATGATGTGTTTAACTACTTTGACAAAAACAACCAAACCCACCTAACTCAAGGCTTCTCGCCTGCGGCTAGTATCACTTATATCCCCATAAGCTCTCTATCTTTCCGTGCGGGCTATGCTTATCTCACAAGAGGAGCTATGCCTGGCGATGCGACTCTGCTAGGGGATAGCGATGTGCTAATCCACAAAAACCTACGCCCAGAATCTATCCAAAATGTCGAGCTCAATGCAGATTATAGTGGGAGTATTTTTTGTGCGCGCTTGGCGGGGTATTACTCACGGCTTGGCAATTTTATCAATAGCTACGCACACGACCACGATCATAATGACCATATCCACACGCCCGGCGAGCCTCATAGCCACGGCGGTTTGCGGCAAAATATGGATTCTGCTATTGAAGTCTTTGGCTATGAGGGCGGGATTGGCGCAGACTACAAGGGCTTTAGCTCCTATGCTTCTATCGCGCAAAATTTCCCCACCTATAAAGGCTATTTACTGCAAGATACTTATGAGCTAGGCGCGGTATCTGGGATCATTTATACGCTATCTTTGCAGTATGAGATTGCGCGCTATCACTTGCGCTTTGCGTGGCTTAGTCAATTTACCCAGCGCGTGAAATACAAAGGCTATGATATTTACAATGATGAAACCGGCTTCATCGACAAAGCCGGATATAGCGTGCATAATCTCTACATAAATTGGGAGCCCTTTGGAGCAAAAAGACTTGCCTTGCGCCTAAGTGTGAATAATATCTTTAACACCTTCTACATCGCCCAAACAAGCCCATTTAAAAACGAAGCGATGGACCCTCTAAAGCCAGATAGTATCCGCCGCGCTATGCCAAGCCCAGGGATTGATGCGCGATTTGAGGTAAGCTATCAGTTTTAATCCCCCCAACTCTATTGATAAAATCATCAATAGAGTTTATCAATCCACTAAAAGTGGATTCTAGTAGAATCCACTTTTAGCACGCATTTTACAAACACACTTTTAGTAATCTCTTTGTAAAATCACGCTACACTCTAGGCTCTAAAGCAACACAAAGCTAGAATCTAGGTATAAAGGATTGCAAGTGAGAAGTGGGTATTTTGGGCAGCACGGAGGGCAGTTTGTCCCAGAGATTTTTATGAATGCCATTATTGAGCTAGAGCAGGCGTATATGCGCTATAAAGTGGATTCTAGCTTCCAAAAAGAGCTACAAGAGCTATTAGACAACTACGCAGGGCGACCATCGCGTCTCTACTATGCCGCTAAGATGAGTCAAGATCTAGGGGTGAGAATCTACCTAAAGCGTGAAGATCTCAACCACACCGGCTCTCACAAAATCAACAATGTCCTAGGGCAGGCATTGCTTGCTAAAAAAATGGGCAAAACCCGCATAATCGCCGAGACAGGCGCAGGGCAGCACGGCGTAGCAAGTGCCACGGGTGCG
This genomic window contains:
- a CDS encoding TonB-dependent siderophore receptor, coding for MRLSYILIASSLAHILHAQSTIEHKMLDPIYAQAQRESAREHEHANTTTINAQSLQSRQATSLRDVFALDSSVSVGGATTTAQKVYIRGLEDRLYSVNLDNASQYGNLFHHQGNITIDPMMIKDITVQKGVPDAYMGVGALAGSMNIRTKDARDFLREGQKFGALVGLGGYSNQGYRANLAGFFALKNTDALLWVNWSNILGFHAGRGNGGNGEWVTGSANNNKSLLFKLNQQLSEQDSISLSYNGLNETSTAPFATNLAERNVTLFAHTNYNHTATLGYTHKADPSNPSSTQVRTNLYFNQRSIYLKPLTQEADNNHTNDHEEVSSKNIAFNNVGYNLSLSNQFSVFDIEYGLNYQGVFVADTAAPKDPVNRAKESGHIYGGFVKSTYTPSEHFVLAAQSRYDVFNYFDKNNQTHLTQGFSPAASITYIPISSLSFRAGYAYLTRGAMPGDATLLGDSDVLIHKNLRPESIQNVELNADYSGSIFCARLAGYYSRLGNFINSYAHDHDHNDHIHTPGEPHSHGGLRQNMDSAIEVFGYEGGIGADYKGFSSYASIAQNFPTYKGYLLQDTYELGAVSGIIYTLSLQYEIARYHLRFAWLSQFTQRVKYKGYDIYNDETGFIDKAGYSVHNLYINWEPFGAKRLALRLSVNNIFNTFYIAQTSPFKNEAMDPLKPDSIRRAMPSPGIDARFEVSYQF